The following DNA comes from Triticum aestivum cultivar Chinese Spring chromosome 3D, IWGSC CS RefSeq v2.1, whole genome shotgun sequence.
TCCCAAGATCTTGCAGAGTTTCTCCAGGGATGTTGTTCTCTTTTGATCTGGTCCTGGTTATACGGCCACCCCTGTTATCTCTCTTGATGCGACTGTACTATATCCACACGCTTATTTCTTCATGGATGGAACAGTAAAAGACGCCTGACGAATCATTGCTTTTCTGTTTGCTAAAAATGGGTTATCCTTGATATACCACAGTAAGAAAATATGCTGCTGATGTCTTGTTGCACATATAGCTTAATTTTATCCATTGACCTGATGATCTGACCAGATGCAATTTCTTGTTAGTTCATCACAGGTGAGATTTAAGCATTTATTTCTCGAGGACACGGTAGATTTCATACACCAATGTACTACTAGATGCTAATCGGACGCCGTTCGTAAAAACTGGAAATAATTTAGTATTATCCAACTAGCAAGGACTAGAATGAGTGGTTGCTGGCATTGTTGCCATTTACATGCTTATCCATACCTATTTTAGATTGATTGATTTATGCTGCGGTATAGTGTATTCATTTCGCAGCGCTATACTTCACCCTGATGTTTATGATTTGGGAAGTTCAACATATCATTCCTTATTTTTCTTCTTTGATTGAAGAAAGATATAGTTTTCATTTCTAACCATACACATTTTCATTTCCATTTAGTGCTTGAATCTGCTAAACTTCTAGCTCTCCTTGAAGATTTGTGAAAAATGAAGCCGCCTTTGGAAAGGAACCCATCCAGGAAGCGCCATTCATGGTGGTGGGATAGTCACATTAGCCCCAAGAACTCAAAATGGCTTGCAGAAAACCTCGAAGGTAAGCTGAGATTATACCTAGACAATTTCCTATATGATTTTTTTCTTAGTACTTGCTAGTAAACATATACTGTCAATGCATGTATAGGTACAGTACAATGTCTGATTGTATGTTGCACTGAAATGAGCATAAATGAATAATAATAAAACTAAGTACAAGTCTACAACACACTACTTTCTTAGCTTTCAGGTGCTTTTGATGTACATATGTTGTTAATGGTACAGTAGCAGCATCTGATTGTTCGTGGAGCTAATGACTAGGAATTGGCAGCTGAGTAAATGAAATACAGCAGAAGTTTTGATGGTTTTCCTGTTCTTTTAGGTTTTGGTGTGGTAGCCTTCTGTGACTGTTCATTGTGCATTTGCTTCAAGATTTAAGACGAGTGGTAAATAAGATTGTTGATGCTTCCATAGTCAAGTGAGATAAATGGTATACATATTTTAGTTTAGCAGAAATTGGCAGTGAGATAAACGGAAAAAATGTTGATACTTTCCTTGACAATTCctgcttttatttttatttatttttacttttgttGCTCTTGCCTTCAAGCTTTTATTTTATTACTCATTTTACCGGATTGGGCAGATAGATTGTAGTCGAGTTGTTTGAGGTGTTGTCCATGCTACTGTTATCTGTTCTCTATGTTATCACTGTTATTCTTGTTAAAAGTAGCCTTATCTAAGCTTTCACTGAACTGAAATATGCAGAAATGGATAAGCAAGTGAAGGAAATGGTGCAGCTTATTGAGGAAGATGGCGACTCCTTTGCAAAGAAAGCTCAAATGTATTATCAGAGGCGCCCAGTGCTCGTCACCCATGTTGAGAACTTCTACCGGATGTACCGCGCTTTAGCTGAGCGCTACGACAATGTTACCGGTGAACTGCGCAAGAACATCCCTTCAAGGATGCAGTCCCAAGGATCGTTATCCGGCTCTGAGTTCGGTTCAGAGCTGCAAAGGTCGCCCACACCATCTCCTGAGCCACAGAAGTCCTGGACAAGGGAGCAGAGCCCTAGAGCCGCCGGTTTCGATTTCTTTCTGAGTAACAAGAGCAATGACTCACCATCCTCAAGGAAGGAGCCTGAGTCAGCTTCACAGTCAGAATCCGACATGAAGTCTGAGGATGGCGACGATGATGGCATTGCCTACACATTGCACCAGAGAGTTCTCGAGCTCGAGGACGATCTCAACGCCGCGAACCGGAAGCTGCTTGATGCAAACGAAAAGCTCGAGGTTTTCGAGGAGAAGAGCCTGAGGTGCCATTGCGATTATATGGAAAATGGAAATGGCTCCGATCATGCTCCCAAAATTACAGACATCAATGGAGAGTTCGCGTCAACTAAGGAGAGGCTACAATCTTCACAAGTGGAGATCAACACTCTCGAAAGGAGGCTCGAGGACGCCGCAATTTTATCAGAAGAGCACTCTAGGCTGCTGGAACAAAACAAGGGACTGGAAGCTGAAATCGTCAGTCTGAAGGAAGAAATGGCTTCAGCGAGACGGCGTTTCGACGACAAACTATCCGAGAGCGACGCCGAGATCAGCAAGTACAGGCAAGAGCTTGCTGCTGCATCTCAGAAGCTGCTGCAGGAGAAGTCCACCAACAGTGCAGAGGTGGGTAAGCTGCAAGAGACTATCCGGATCAGCAGTCGCGAGCTGGAAAAAGTTTCTGAAGAGAAATCTCTGGTGGAGCAgcaggtgaaggagctggaggaggcGAACGCCGAAGCCGAAAGGCAGAGGCAGGAGCTCGTCCATGCCGCCGAAATGCTGTCGGAGGACAAGTTCAGACACGAAGCTGAGATCCTGACGATGCAGCAGAGCATCGAGGACCTGAAGCCGAAACTCGAGAGCATCGCAAGAGAGAAAACGCTGCTGAAACTCTGGTTCGCGGATCTGGAGCGTGTCGTGGAGCGAGGAAGGAGCGTCGTCATTCCCCCGGAATAACCCGGTTTCGTCGGGAAAATTCAGTAGCTAGAATTTAGTAAACTAGCAGTGCTATCTCTTTATTTTTTTGGCCTGAGATACAACATCATGCAAAACTGAGAAAGCCTACCATGGACATCAGTGTTGCCTTTTCTTGGATTATTTGTTGCACTGTGAGGTGATGGGTGGTGGTCATGGTGTATGAAACATTTGCACTGAACGCATTTCCTTTGGCAATAAACTGTGTCCGATGAGTGATGAGTGCATTTGGAGGCTAAGTTCTGAACTCCTAATGCCGCAGCTGTTGGTATCTAGCCAAGTGGCTTGATATTTTAGCCAGAATTAAACCATTCCTGGAGGCATCATCCCTTGCTCTGAATCCTGATGCTGTCATGATTCATGTCATCGACACGGCGCCCCAGCTTACAACCTCCACAGAACACAACACTGCGACTTTCATCGA
Coding sequences within:
- the LOC123077306 gene encoding protein NETWORKED 4B, giving the protein MKPPLERNPSRKRHSWWWDSHISPKNSKWLAENLEEMDKQVKEMVQLIEEDGDSFAKKAQMYYQRRPVLVTHVENFYRMYRALAERYDNVTGELRKNIPSRMQSQGSLSGSEFGSELQRSPTPSPEPQKSWTREQSPRAAGFDFFLSNKSNDSPSSRKEPESASQSESDMKSEDGDDDGIAYTLHQRVLELEDDLNAANRKLLDANEKLEVFEEKSLRCHCDYMENGNGSDHAPKITDINGEFASTKERLQSSQVEINTLERRLEDAAILSEEHSRLLEQNKGLEAEIVSLKEEMASARRRFDDKLSESDAEISKYRQELAAASQKLLQEKSTNSAEVGKLQETIRISSRELEKVSEEKSLVEQQVKELEEANAEAERQRQELVHAAEMLSEDKFRHEAEILTMQQSIEDLKPKLESIAREKTLLKLWFADLERVVERGRSVVIPPE